The Papaver somniferum cultivar HN1 chromosome 3, ASM357369v1, whole genome shotgun sequence genome includes a region encoding these proteins:
- the LOC113360635 gene encoding uncharacterized protein LOC113360635, with the protein MEWTGVQFEFWMFSPIFLKTLCSYDITVGGRKWRDVRPFILWGIWIHMNKVVFEKDKFHAKWVLARALRMAHEFHQVNTDKDQGRKVMQEVFIAWRYPTNGFYKLNTDRASNDYAFAGIGGIIRDSDRDFVACFGKHIYKNNHNVAEVWAIRDGLSLDVELGLRHVEVESDSVYICYPAVQ; encoded by the coding sequence ATGGAGTGGACAGGTGTTCAGTTTGAGTTTTGGATGTTCTCCCCAATCTTTTTGAAGACATTGTGTTCTTATGACATTACTGTTGGGGGTCGAAAGTGGAGGGATGTGCGCCCATTTATCTTGTGGGGAATATGGATTCACATGAATAAGGTTGTGTTTGAGAAGGATAAGTTTCATGCCAAATGGGTACTTGCAAGAGCCTTGCGGATGGCACATGAATTTCACCAAGTTAATACAGATAAAGATCAGGGAAGGAAGGTTATGCAAGAAGTTTTCATAGCTTGGCGGTATCCTACAAATGGTTTTTATAAACTGAATACAGATAGAGCTTCTAACGATTATGCTTTTGCAGGTATTGGAGGAATCATTCGAGATTCAGATAGAGATTTTGTGGCTTGTTTTGGAAAGCACATTTACAAAAACAATCACAATGTGGCAGAGGTATGGGCGATCAGAGATGGGCTTAGTCTGGATGTTGAGCTTGGTTTACGCCATGTGGAAGTGGAGAGTGATTCAGTCTATATATGCTATCCAGCTGTGCAATGA